A stretch of the Aegilops tauschii subsp. strangulata cultivar AL8/78 chromosome 4, Aet v6.0, whole genome shotgun sequence genome encodes the following:
- the LOC109738798 gene encoding pentatricopeptide repeat-containing protein At1g76280, giving the protein MSPLRQAGRRAAPLVPPPAAPSVSRSQNQQCLPPWDEPFFPPSRHRCLPLLWAGVRARMISTSLEHHDFTWKTSMASRFMQTDIVNALRKGDRQRASIMLSNLQQTKEALTSEDFSYILEYCAEAPDPLFVMETLELMNVKSIGISKSHYRSVTRALSQGGYSKEALKLLTLLGEKECSYAALPIFNIFLSACSTNLNDAESCLEIMENHLLGKSEITFCELLKVVVLQRNLSAVHDLWKDCTRYYSPSIVTQRKFVKAFSTLGDLQSAYRILQRMVVLAGERTDHLRVSSKRRCQSTRLDIPVPALHEVEDLKLVLDYDLTSSSQGKMGTEECLIDAQPELLRVETQSSKHEQLKGYVSFISDGDNLGDNSEPDNGRMPKTLSSAPIAVKNVLRWAFNDIIHACVYVDNCQLSEQLFLEMHKIGLRPSRFTYDGFIKCVIAGKGVAHAIKVIEVMDRRGIRPYDSTLVALSVDHSKSLQLDLAEHFLGRISDIQPEHIHAFNALLSGCDIMNEPERALRILAKMRRLDLKPHIWTYEIMFSLFGNVNVPYEEGNMLSHADVSKRISIIEMDMLNHEIRHSFVSMKNLIRAFGAEGMIDEMLRYLNVAENVLWNMDPYQKSDLYGIVLHALVKAKETPKAIRTFKIMRSWGLPTNTAIYNIMIECCKLLPCVKSAGALLSLMFRDGCCPTVVTFTSLLKVVLAKEDFEGALDLLDLCITEGIQPDIEIFNTILSEANAKGNIHVVEYIVECIHRAKIRPDESTLWYTFCAYVDQELYNTALEALQVLSMRMISLDASILKEKGAALEDLILSEDPDAELKIIRTFEATEECSAAALLNLRWCVTMGSTISWSPEDNLWARRLASSYDANKRPVS; this is encoded by the exons AGCATCATGATTTTACGTGGAAGACTAGTATGGCTTCGAGATTCATGCAAACCGATATTGTAAATGCTCTTCGTAAAGGTGATCGGCAGCGAGCATCCATtatgctctcgaatcttcaacaaACCAAAGAAGCATTAACTTCAGAAGATTTTTCTTATATACTGGAGTACTGTGCAGAAGCACCTGATCCTTTG TTTGTTATGGAGACATTGGAGCTCATGAATGTGAAGTCCATAGGTATTAGTAAAAGCCATTACAGATCTGTCACTCGAGCACTCAGCCAAGGAGGGTATTCAAAGGAG GCACTTAAATTGCTCACTCTTCTAGGGGAAAAAGAATGCTCATACGCTGCTTTGCCGATTTTCAACATCTTTTTGAGTGCCTGTAGCACAAATCTGAATGATGCTGAGAGCTGTCTAGAGATAATGGAAAACCATCTTCTTGGGAAGTCTGAAATAACATTCTGTGAGCTTCTGAAG GTCGTAGTTTTGCAGAGAAATTTGTCTGCAGTTCATGATTTATGGAAGGACTGCACTAGGTATTACAGTCCAAGCATTGTGACTCAGAGGAAATTTGTGAAGGCTTTCTCTACACTAGGTGACCTTCAATCTGCATATCGTATCTTGCAGCGTATGGTAGTCCTTGCCGGAGAACGCACTGACCATCTGAGGGTATCTTCTAAAAGGAGATGCCAATCAACAAGATTAGACATTCCTGTACCTGCTTTGCATGAAGTAGAAGATCTCAAACTTGTATTGGACTATGATCTGACATCATCATCTCAAGGGAAGATGGGAACTGAAGAATGCTTGATTGATGCTCAGCCGGAGCTGTTACGGGTGGAAACTCAATCATCAAAACATGAGCAATTGAAGGGTTATGTGTCATTTATTTCTGATG GTGACAATCTTGGTGACAATTCTGAACCAGACAATGGGAGGATGCCAAAGACATTGAGTTCTGCACCCATTGCAGTGAAGAATGTTTTGCGATGGGCTTTCAATGATATCATACATGCATGCGTGTACGTTGACAACTGCCAGTTGTCTGAGCAATTATTTCTAGAG ATGCACAAGATTGGACTGCGACCATCAAGATTTACATATGATGGTTTTATCAAGTGTGTGATAGCCGGGAAAGGAGTTGCACATGCCATCAAAGTG ATCGAAGTGATGGATAGAAGAGGTATCAGGCCTTACGACAGTACACTCGTTGCGCTTTCCGTTGACCATAGCAAAAGCTTACAGTTGGATCTGGCTGAGCATTTCTTGGGAAGAATTTCAGATATACAACCGGAGCATATACATGCTTTTAATGCTTTGCTTTCTGGTTGTGACATTATG AATGAACCAGAAAGAGCTCTCCGCATACTAGCGAAAATGAGGCGCTTGGATTTGAAGCCACATATCTGGACCTATGAAATTATGTTTTCTCTGTTTGGCAATGTCAATGTTCCTTATGAAGAAGGAAATATGCTATCACATGCTGATGTTTCCAAAAGGATAAGCATAATTGAGATGGACATGTTAAACCATGAGATTCGACATAGTTTTGTGTCTATGAAGAACTTG ATACGAGCCTTTGGAGCCGAGGGAATGATAGATGAAATGCTGAGGTACTTGAATGTTGCTGAGAATGTTTTATGGAACATGGATCCTTATCAGAAGAGTGATCTCTACGGCATTGTGCTGCATGCTTTGGTTAAAGCAAAGGAA ACACCTAAGGCAATAAGGACCTTCAAGATCATGAGATCATGGGGTCTCCCAACCAATACTGCCATTTATAACATCATGATAGAGTGCTGCAAATTGTTGCCGTGTGTCAAATCAGCTGGAGCTTTGTTGTCCTTGATGTTCCGAGATGGCTGCTGTCCTACGGTTGTGACTTTCACATCTCTCCTGAAG GTTGTATTAGCAAAAGAGGATTTTGAGGGGGCACTGGATCTGCTGGACTTGTGCATAACTGAAGGAATTCAACCTGACATTGAGATTTTCAACACAATACTCTCAGAAGCGAATGCAAAA GGTAATATTCATGTTGTTGAATACATTGTTGAGTGTATTCACAGAGCAAAGATTCGACCCGATGAATCAACGCTTTGGTACACATTTTGTGCCTACGTGGACCAAGAATTGTACAACACCGCCCTCGAGGCATTGCAAGTCCTCAGTATGAGAATGATATCCTTGGACGCGAGCATTCTCAAGGAGAAAGGAGCAGCTTTAGAGGATCTAATCCTCAGCGAAGATCCAGATGCTGAATTGAAGATCATTAGGACATTCGAAGCAACCGAAGAATGCAGCGCCGCAGCCTTACTGAACCTGAGGTGGTGCGTGACGATGGGTTCCACCATATCCTGGTCTCCCGAGGACAATCTCTGGGCGAGGAGGCTGGCATCGTCTTACGATGCTAACAAGAGACCCGTGTCATGA